The proteins below come from a single Aegilops tauschii subsp. strangulata cultivar AL8/78 chromosome 6, Aet v6.0, whole genome shotgun sequence genomic window:
- the LOC123494373 gene encoding uncharacterized protein, producing the protein MLRNRRLNLPTWKDSSRAHQHLKLLLSQLYNFSSFRTPDSPSMQEQQHEQAVLCNISRALSVQQNYSGVSDDSIFDTEVEDYSTTFVLIKDAMKTTNVPGGAGT; encoded by the exons ATGCTAAGAAACCGGAGACTGAATTTACCAACATGGAAGGATTCCTCAAGAGCACATCAGCACCTGAAGCTGCTGCTGTCGCAGCTctacaatttttcttctttccgGACGCCCGACAGCCCGAGCATGcaagagcagcagcacgagcaggCCGTGCTGTGCAACATCAGCAGAGCGCTCTCAGTGCAGCAGAACTACTCGGGCGTCTCTGATGACAGTATATTTGATACTGAAGTTGAAGATTATAGCACGACATTCGTACTa ATCAAAGATGCCATGAAGACAACTAATGTGCCAGGAGGTGCAG GTACTTAG